A single region of the Schizosaccharomyces osmophilus chromosome 3, complete sequence genome encodes:
- the mss51 gene encoding mitochondrial cytochrome C oxidase assembly protein Mss51 yields the protein MFQKLLKNIGITNLIRKKATEPELFFPLSKSPVKALRSRAEHIQRVYKCPISGKQVSFDCPESGFPSHCSKAHWEQDETHQALIPKLRQINEDFHDLARPNSFPQLANLPGLAEKDVAIALWSWDSYFYTRGFPSIGNERTSRHLTSLLTYPMTIGGILHKNSPYNLKNGLTPQGLQALAVQRYMLNRPTSAQSTDPRPTRIFILGSRFESALPPALWLQGINFLFPGRLFQLHFVGPELVKPTKMSNLPSPLSLHFHQDYYHNLHKTGTFEPFDPYYDTFFLPMPDFANPEFYSSWVPTLHDLISTKCAVWVTSPSTAQTKRDTSILQDVLKDSFETLLSPQQNIFASRAWTVNDDNLHNVFHVNDEIYGFRSLHHNVQNV from the coding sequence atgtttcaaaaacttttaaaaaacatcGGAATTACGAATTTAATTCGAAAAAAAGCTACAGAACctgaattgttttttcctctCTCGAAATCTCCTGTAAAAGCACTTCGATCACGAGCAGAGCATATTCAACGGGTTTATAAGTGCCCAATATCAGGAAAAcaagtttcttttgattGCCCAGAGTCAGGATTTCCTTCGCACTGCAGTAAAGCCCATTGGGAGCAAGACGAAACCCATCAGGCCTTAATCCCTAAATTACGCCAAATTAATGAAGATTTTCACGATTTAGCTAGACCAAACTCCTTTCCTCAGCTTGCGAATCTTCCTGGATTAGCTGAGAAGGACGTTGCTATTGCTCTTTGGTCTTGGGATTCTTACTTTTACACTAGAGGCTTCCCCAGCATTGGGAATGAACGGACATCACGACACCTAACCAGTTTGCTAACCTATCCTATGACTATTGGTGGTATCTTACACAAGAACTCACCATACAATCTTAAGAATGGATTGACACCTCAAGGATTACAAGCCTTAGCCGTTCAAAGATACATGCTGAATCGCCCTACCTCAGCCCAATCCACCGATCCCCGCCCAACAAGgatttttattcttggCTCCAGATTTGAGAGTGCCTTGCCTCCTGCACTATGGCTTCAGGGTATCAATTTCTTATTTCCAGGCCGTTTGTTCCAACTTCATTTTGTCGGACCTGAACTTGTCAAGCCCACAAAAATGAGTAATCTTCCTTCTCCTCTCTCACTTCATTTTCACCAAGACTATTATCATAATTTGCATAAGACAGGAACTTTTGAACCCTTCGATCCTTACTATGatactttctttcttcctaTGCCCGACTTTGCAAATCCCGAATTTTACAGCTCCTGGGTCCCAACGTTGCATGATTTGATTTCTACAAAATGTGCCGTTTGGGTTACCAGTCCTTCAACTGCTCAAACGAAACGGGATACAAGTATATTACAGGATGTACTTAAGGATTCCTTTGAAACGCTTCTTTCACCCCAGCAGAACATTTTTGCTAGTCGTGCTTGGACCGTGAATGATGACAATCTTCACAATGTATTTCATGTAAACGATGAAATATACGGCTTTCGTTCTCTCCATCACAATGTTCAAAACGTTTAA
- the deg1 gene encoding tRNA-pseudouridine synthase Deg1, translated as MSASKYAEWSKDQLIARILELDQRLDTSSAKNTQPSASSADSERNSKKISESSAFDKNGDSNRPIQQATLPAKKVKPPRPFQLEKTVFLAFRFAYCGWDYNGLAYQTERTPLPTVEGKIFEALLKAHLIESPATCNFSRCGRTDKGVSAMGQVISLNVRHSERRPIVYCDVLNRILPPDIRFTGFAVPPPGFNARFSCKQRHYKYLFAKNYPGGTLDIERMNDAAALYLGEHDFRNFCKIDASKQITNYRRRILSSKIICVDPATELYAFDLQGTAFLWHQVRCMVAILFLVGQHLEPISIVSDLLDTQKVPNKPVYDLASEFPLILYDCMFDDIEWVLPTDDETTAPRITKHLYEKTYHQWHNLRIREQIASFMMDAANQRISQYGVLQYTGSSVNIGEGELKSSKRYVPILQRARQESVEVVNERYKRKKGLDGPTASEEISSSMNED; from the coding sequence ATGTCAGCATCCAAATATGCTGAATGGTCGAAAGACCAACTTATAGCAAGGATTTTGGAGCTGGATCAACGGTTAGACACAAGCTCTGCAAAAAACACTCAACcttcagcttcttcagCTGATAGTGAACGtaattcaaagaaaatatcaGAATCATCAGCGTTTGATAAAAATGGCGACTCAAACAGGCCGATACAACAAGCAACTTTACCTGCCAAGAAAGTGAAACCCCCACGTCCTTTTCAGTTAGAAAAAACGGTGTTTTTGGCTTTTAGATTTGCTTATTGTGGTTGGGATTATAACGGATTAGCATACCAGACTGAACGTACTCCTCTACCTACTgtagaaggaaaaatatttgaagCTTTATTAAAAGCTCATCTTATTGAGAGTCCCGCAACATGCAATTTCAGCAGGTGCGGCCGTACCGACAAGGGTGTTTCTGCTATGGGTCAGGTAATTTCTCTAAACGTGCGCCATTCTGAGCGAAGGCCTATTGTCTATTGCGATGTGTTGAACAGAATATTACCGCCTGATATTCGATTCACTGGGTTTGCTGTACCTCCCCCTGGATTTAACGCTCGTTTTTCTTGCAAACAAAGACATTACAAATACTTGTTTGCAAAAAACTACCCCGGTGGCACATTGGACATTGAAAGGATGAATGATGCAGCTGCCCTCTACTTGGGTGAGCACGACTTTCGAaacttttgtaaaattGACGCTTCAAAACAGATTACAAATTATCGCAGAAGAATTCTTAGCTCAAAAATCATATGTGTTGATCCTGCAACCGAGCTGTATGCATTTGATCTGCAAGGAACTGCCTTCCTTTGGCATCAGGTTAGGTGCATGGTGGCCATCTTATTTTTAGTTGGTCAGCATTTAGAGCCTATTTCAATTGTCAGTGATTTATTAGATACCCAGAAAGTCCCAAACAAACCAGTTTACGATTTGGCGAGTGAATTTCCATTAATTCTTTACGATTGTATGTTTGATGATATTGAATGGGTTTTACCAACAGATGATGAAACAACGGCACCGCGTATAACTAAGCatctttatgaaaaaacCTATCATCAATGGCATAACCTTCGTATACGCGAGCAAATAGCGTCCTTCATGATGGATGCCGCTAATCAAAGGATTTCTCAGTATGGTGTTTTACAATACACAGGTAGCAGCGTAAACATTGGGGAAGGAGAACTCAAATCATCTAAGCGGTATGTGCCGATTCTACAAAGAGCTCGACAAGAATCTGTTGAAGTTGTCAATGAACGCTACAAGCGTAAAAAGGGACTTGATGGACCCACTGCTTCTGAAGAAATATCATCCTCAATGAATGAGGattag
- the dia4 gene encoding mitochondrial serine-tRNA ligase, producing MKTVQSILRQPIFFSKKLWFRSYSTKLQEAPSSWKAMLNIKHVYEHASEIHQNCIDRNMRKVAETLPTIKSLYEELESARNRLAPQIHEKNKITKTIKSSKDTEQRNALVTEAKNIKVVIDSIEKHASDIQKNLYHHCLSLPNSTLPSVPIGSEDNAVCVATVGEEKNMNDQTLCMKDHLELAGNGIDLLSASETSGHAFCYTKGEVAELEMALVNYAIDFSKSRGWSLVIPPSIVRTDVALACGFQPRDEKGEQIYQLEHQNESSSPKQCLIGTAEISLASLGYKQTFHDLKEKRVVGVSRSYRREAGARGRDTKGLYRLHEFTKVELFAWTHPNQSSRVFDDIIKLQTDFSKSLGLSARVLNMPTYELGAPAAQKYDIEAWMPSRAKFGEISSTSNCLEYQARRLLTRYKNSNDSGFVHTLNGTAAAIPRLVIALLENHQQPDGTVVLPQCLIPYLKKEKLFVSDVK from the exons ATGAAGACAGTACAATCCATCCTTAGGCAACCAATATTTTTCTCGAAGAAATTATGGTTTCGTAGTTATTCTACAAAGCTCCAGGAAGCTCCTTCTTCCTGGAAGGCAATGCTGAACATAAAGCACGTATACGAGCATGCAAGTGAAATCCATCAGAATTGTATAGATCGAAATATGCGTAAAGTCGCGGAAACGTTACCAACCATCAAAAGCTTATATGAAGAGCTTGAGAGCGCTCGAAATCGACTAGCCCCACAAATTCATgagaagaacaaaattACCAAAACAATCAAATCTTCTAAAGATACGGAGCAACGAAATGCTTTAGTAACTGAAGCAAAAAACATTAAAGTTGTGATTGACTCTATTGAAAAACATGCTTCTGATATTCAGAAAAACCTATATCATCATTGCCTAAGTCTGCCGAATTCCACTCTGCCTAGCGTACCTATAGGGTCTGAAGACAACGCTGTTTGCGTTGCTACAGtaggagaagaaaaaaacatgaaTGATCAAACTTTATGCATGAAGGATCATTTGGAACTTGCTGGCAATGGCATCGATCTGCTTAGTGCTTCTGAAACGAGCGGTCATGCATTCTGTTATACCAAAGGGGAAGTTGCTGAATTAGAAATGGCTCTTGTCAATTATGCtattgatttttcaaaatcgcGAGGATGGTCTCTTGTGATTCCCCCAAGTATAGTCCGCACTGATGTTGCTCTTGCTTGTGGGTTTCAACCTCGAGATGAAAAGGGTGAACAGATATATCAATTAGAGCATCAGAACGAAAGCAGCTCACCTAAGCAATGTCTTATCGGTACAGCTGAAATCAGTCTAGCTTCCTTGGGgtataaacaaacttttcatGATCTAAAGGAAAAACGAGTCGTTGGGGTTTCTCGATCATATCGACGAGAAGCAGGTGCTCGTGGCCGAGATACCAAAGGGTTGTATAGACTTCACGAATTTACGAAGGTCGAATTATTTGCCTGGACTCACCCAAATCAATCTTCGAGGGTATTCGACGATATAATAAAACTTCAAACcgacttttcaaaaagtttaggTCTTTCAGCGAG GGTACTAAATATGCCGACTTATGAACTTGGTGCTCCAGCTGCTCAAAAGTATGATATCGAAGCATGGATGCCTTCGCGGGCAAAATTTGGTGAAATTTCTTCTACGTCGAACTGCCTAGAATATCAAGCACGAAGATTACTTACAAGATATAAAAATTCGAACGACTCTGGGTTCGTTCACACGCTTAATGGAACTGCTGCAGCCATCCCCAGGCTTGTCATCGCTTTGCTCGAAAATCATCAGCAACCTGATGGAACCGTGGTTTTGCCGCAATGCCTGATCccatatttgaagaaagaaaagctttttgtttctgaTGTGAAATAA
- the rcf1 gene encoding cytochrome c oxidase assembly protein Rcf1, protein MSSNPVEQKQEQAQMDSIIKPSSQETTMSRSEKLTYVLVHNPLIPLGCVMTVGTFLVSGYHLRKGNELKANRFMKYRVLSQGFTLAAVAFGVLFMNPKPKPAPPKPY, encoded by the coding sequence ATGAGCTCGAATCCTGtagaacaaaaacaagaacaagCACAAATGGACTCGATAATAAAACCTTCAAGCCAAGAAACTACAATGTCTCGTTCAGAAAAACTGACATATGTACTTGTTCACAATCCCTTAATTCCTCTTGGGTGTGTCATGACTGTAGGAACGTTCCTGGTTTCAGGATATCATCTGAGAAAAGGTAATGAACTCAAGGCAAATCGGTTTATGAAATACCGAGTGTTGTCTCAAGGGTTTACCCTTGCAGCCGTTGCGTTTGgggttttgtttatgaatcCTAAGCCCAAACCTGCTCCTCCTAAACCATATTAG
- a CDS encoding Golgi Ras-interacting protein with DIL domain: MDRLNDDGIFNGGTTSAFERNEEKVLPDLSQNRLKSSNYNMENDIFNTVDIWNNDSPNGMQESLQKDGGSANKSSGLELDLGNIMLETHNLDSTKWNTDKYTQDSAGINDNSYDWKYFVFDEREIGSMLRLFVQEFRPDRPSLRLAPAKLFYLASRFAYSYMPKSKNIGHDLLTGFLDSVHQVIQTNTEDMVLCVMWLANVCLLVFYLQRDTRLEELTGQIQHECYQLISEIYFLVCKDAIRRMDEHLEKGMLKYTGIQGLDSILHSRSWNFLRRRHITDNPLSPRSTPSASPRNITKIIASTLHLLEVFYVHPLIRIQCIEQLYHWLGMRLFNRVLSTKKYHSRAAAMEIRFNISSLEEWSQTNSVKLKKPIDYPGEDFRVSLTPHLTSLTHLLQWLQCLYRLSEENEPEALQETLESLDALNPRQFLTVAKSYQPNNSEAKVSRTFLKRLEVYHREELRKTLESAHDDGVVNEFELTKDENQLQPLNLPTKAQLANAYSSITSGNAFNNDRKVLFQPHVSNDIIDRLEENGISMDRAELPTSVFEDELAKREWRPDQEVEELMGA; encoded by the coding sequence ATGGATCGATTGAATGATGATGGTATATTTAATGGAGGTACCACTTctgcttttgaaagaaatgaagaaaaagtgtTACCCGATTTGTCCCAGAATCGCTTAAAATCCAGTAATTACAATATGGAAAACGACATCTTTAATACCGTAGATATTTGGAACAATGATAGTCCCAATGGGATGCAAGAAtctcttcaaaaagatgGCGGATCAGCGAATAAAAGCTCGGGTTTAGAACTAGACCTTGGAAACATTATGCTTGAAACACACAACCTGGATTCTACAAAATGGAACACTGACAAGTATACTCAGGACAGTGCTGGCATCAACGATAACAGTTATGATTGGAagtattttgtttttgatgaaaggGAAATAGGCTCCATGCTTCGGTTGTTCGTGCAAGAGTTTCGACCCGATCGACCATCGTTGCGATTAGCTCCGGcaaaattgttttatttggCTTCCCGATTTGCTTATTCGTACATGCCAAAGAGTAAAAACATCGGACATGATCTTCTGACAGGCTTTCTCGATTCGGTTCACCAAGTCATACAAACAAATACTGAGGATATGGTTTTATGTGTGATGTGGTTAGCGAATGTTTGCCTACTTGTATTCTATCTTCAGAGGGACACaagattggaagaattaACTGGACAAATACAGCATGAATGTTACCAACTAATATCTGAGATTTACTTCTTGGTCTGCAAAGATGCCATTCGTCGCATGGACGAACATTTAGAAAAAGGCATGCTTAAGTATACGGGGATACAAGGCTTAGACTCCATCCTTCATTCAAGAAGCTGGAATTTCTTGAGACGTCGACATATTACAGACAATCCTTTATCTCCTCGCAGTACTCCTTCAGCTTCCCCACGTAATATTACTAAAATCATTGCTTCCACCCTTCATCTACTAGAAGTGTTTTATGTCCATCCCCTCATACGTATCCAATGTATTGAGCAGCTGTATCATTGGCTGGGTATGCGACTTTTTAACAGAGTTCTTTCCACTAAAAAATATCATTCTCGAGCTGCCGCTATGGAAATTCGCTTCAATATTTCCAGCTTAGAAGAGTGGTCTCAGACAAACTCCGTGAAGCTCAAAAAGCCCATCGACTATCCTGGAGAAGACTTCCGAGTCTCTCTGACTCCTCATCTTACATCGCTGACTCACTTGCTGCAGTGGCTTCAATGTCTATATAGATTAAGTGAAGAGAATGAACCAGAAGCATTGCAGGAGACACTCGAATCTTTAGACGCCTTGAATCCACGCCAATTCCTTACTGTCGCAAAGTCTTATCAACCAAATAATTCCGAGGCAAAAGTTTCACGAACGTTTTTAAAGCGTCTCGAGGTGTATCATAGGGAGGAATTACGAAAAACCTTAGAATCTGCTCACGACGATGGAGTTGTAAATGAGTTTGAATtaacaaaagatgaaaaccAGTTGCAGCCTCTAAATTTGCCCACGAAAGCTCAGCTAGCCAATGCATATTCAAGCATTACTTCTGGAAACGCATTCAACAACGATCGTAAAGTCCTTTTTCAGCCGCATGTTTCCAACGACATCATCGATCgattagaagaaaatggtATCTCTATGGATCGAGCCGAGCTTCCAACTAGcgtttttgaagatgaattAGCGAAACGAGAATGGCGGCCTGATCAGGAAGTAGAAGAGTTGATGGGTGCATAG
- a CDS encoding trans-aconitate 3-methyltransferase: protein MPEKKQKTLKYQTDTENYELGKPDFPFGLTDWLVDEFWVDEDSTILDLGVGTGKLIPRINAAHPKKIIAVDSSEAMLQVLQKKYPTVESYLGSATQIPLPDESIDLILCGNSFHWFANANALKEMHRVLKPNGALGLVWNVRDKSVSWVNKINELLDRYRSGSPYFGTWEWAQLFPGHGFRKPRSCVFPFAYCTTAENAIHRMVFSLSYIHALSEKQKATVKAELDKIAETVPRVQNTDQIKFPYQTMAFSIEKDGLKKE from the coding sequence ATGCCcgaaaagaagcaaaagacCTTGAAGTATCAAACTGATACTGAAAACTATGAATTGGGTAAGCCAGATTTTCCATTTGGCCTTACAGATTGGCTCGTTGACGAATTTTGGGTTGATGAGGATTCTACTATTCTGGATTTGGGAGTAGGTACAGGAAAGCTAATTCCTCGAATAAATGCTGCTCATCCTAAAAAGATTATCGCGGTGGATTCTTCGGAGGCTATGCTACAGGTGCTGCAAAAGAAGTATCCAACGGTAGAATCATACTTAGGCTCAGCGACGCAGATTCCGTTACCTGACGAAAGCATAGACCTTATTTTATGTGGTAATTCTTTCCACTGGTTTGCCAATGCAAAtgctttgaaggaaatgcATCGTGTTTTGAAACCAAATGGAGCCCTTGGCCTTGTTTGGAATGTCCGAGACAAATCTGTATCCTGGGTCAATAAAATTAATGAATTGCTGGATAGATATCGCTCAGGATCACCTTACTTTGGAACCTGGGAATGGGCTCAATTGTTTCCTGGACATGGATTTCGAAAGCCTCGCTCCTGTGTTTTCCCTTTCGCTTATTGCACTACAGCTGAGAATGCCATTCATCGaatggttttttctttatcttACATTCATGCTCTTTCCGAAAAGCAGAAAGCGACCGTAAAAGCTGAGCTGGACAAAATCGCAGAAACAGTGCCAAGGGTGCAAAACACAGACCAAATTAAATTTCCTTATCAAACCATGGCCTTTAGTATAGAGAAGGAtggtttgaaaaaagaataa
- a CDS encoding DNA-binding transcription factor: protein MSTIPADGILERPYRSRKTRPCDNCRLRKARCVVEVVGNSCALCLTLKIPCTYHLPPIKRNKSKKRSDSVSDELTLEVPSYSDTYHNSKPLPAHSAQRLLKVPESVGASASTKAPINSHDKQGPPRVPLNMAGITEMYHTSDDKFDKLGLDISLNYPYVLGPTCDSDIDLIREYFSFQDGVCSFDNMTLKYVSSNSRSPVMYILDPAYENDRHSDFARYERALHDLLTTYVDETTGRTLVDLYFTHIHPAYPILHGPRFLLSYKNGARNVPSILLAALYSLSLIYWSKDPRLSNVPPLDQRKMWNLVEDGLNFHFTQPRLSTIQAALLYLIGRPLSNMYSLTSILSRTTVLSQLLGFNHDCTNWEIPNEEKTIRKRIWWAIFIADKWYSMYFGLATNIHEDDYVVPKIDSNETLPLEITSSVSFKTFLIMVELSMILQDILQDLFTIRALSKHYNNNRSISYQITGFFSRLNSARPSKFEESGLGAASLMIQFDAVEILLWKTALRFHLPEFQSEDLFVCVEQAISNFIDISPDSIADFFWPYAGFHLSTLVSLLIRLHLDFHESNTYGARAFSLLDAFLRHCVTLHTAGFDIVEMAIGRSSSLLKELGKRYPHLSALWDNVFQLDDSLGPDFFQLAHEQAFDPWNPEAWSFSRP from the coding sequence ATGAGTACAATTCCAGCTGACGGAATCTTGGAAAGACCATATCGTTCAAGAAAAACCAGACCTTGTGACAATTGTCGACTTCGGAAAGCAAGGTGTGTAGTTGAAGTTGTAGGGAATTCTTGTGCGTTATGCCTAACACTCAAAATCCCTTGTACGTATCACTTACCGCCCATAAAACGCAATAAATCTAAGAAAAGATCTGACTCTGTTTCTGATGAATTGACTCTTGAAGTTCCATCTTATTCCGATACTTACCATAATAGTAAGCCATTACCTGCTCACAGCGCCCAGCGTTTACTCAAAGTTCCCGAAAGCGTAGGCGCATCAGCATCTACCAAAGCACCTATCAACAGTCATGACAAACAAGGTCCTCCAAGGGTTCCTTTGAACATGGCAGGGATTACAGAAATGTATCATACTTCTGACGATAAATTTGACAAATTGGGTCTGGATATATCCCTTAACTATCCGTATGTATTGGGCCCTACTTGTGATTCTGATATAGACTTGATTCgtgaatatttttcttttcaagatGGTGTATGTTCTTTTGATAATATGACTCTGAAGTATGTCTCTTCCAACTCGAGATCTCCCGTTATGTATATTCTTGACCCTGCATATGAGAACGACCGCCATAGCGATTTTGCTCGCTATGAGCGTGCATTGCACGACCTTTTGACTACCTATGTAGATGAAACGACAGGCCGCACACTAGttgatttgtattttaCTCATATTCATCCCGCGTATCCCATTCTTCATGGGCCACGTTTCCTCCTTTCCTACAAAAACGGCGCAAGGAACGTTCCTTCTATCCTTTTGGCCGCTCTGTATTCTTTATCATTAATTTATTGGAGCAAAGATCCGAGGCTTTCTAATGTTCCTCCTTTAGATCAGCGAAAGATGTGGAATTTGGTTGAAGACGGCTTGAACTTTCATTTTACTCAACCACGATTGAGTACCATTCAAGCAGCTTTGTTGTATTTAATTGGACGTCCCCTTTCTAATATGTACAGTCTTACAAGTATCCTATCGCGAACGACGGTTTTGTCGCAATTGCTGGGATTCAATCATGATTGTACAAACTGGGAGATTccaaacgaagaaaaaactattCGAAAAAGGATATGGTGGGCGATATTTATTGCAGATAAATGGTATTCCATGTATTTTGGTTTAGCAACGAATATTCATGAAGATGACTATGTCGTTCCTAAAATCGATTCTAATGAGACATTACCTCTTGAAATAACTTCTTCCGTgtcttttaaaacttttctaATAATGGTAGAACTCAGTATGATTTTGCAGGACATATTGCAAGACTTGTTTACGATTCGAGCTTTAAGCAAGCATTACAACAACAATCGCTCTATTTCCTACCAGATTACCGGGTTCTTTAGTCGTTTGAATTCCGCGCGCCCTTCAAAGTTTGAAGAATCTGGACTAGGAGCTGCATCACTAATGATTCAATTTGACGCGGTAGAAATTTTATTATGGAAAACCGCGCTCCGGTTTCATTTGCCGGAATTTCAATCGGAGGATTTATTTGTATGTGTTGAACAAGCGATTTCAAATTTCATTGATATCTCGCCTGATTCGATAGCTGACTTTTTCTGGCCGTATGCTGGGTTCCATTTATCAACGCTCGTATCGCTTTTGATTCGGCTTCATTTGGATTTCCATGAAAGCAATACGTATGGAGCGAGAGCCTTCTCTTTATTAGATGCTTTTTTGAGACACTGTGTAACGCTTCATACGGCTGGCTTTGACATTGTTGAAATGGCGATTGGTCGTTCGTCTTCTTTGCTAAAAGAGTTAGGCAAACGATATCCTCATTTATCGGCTCTATGGGACAATGTTTTCCAATTGGATGATTCACTGGGACCcgatttttttcaactaGCCCATGAACAAGCATTCGATCCATGGAACCCTGAAGCGTGGTCATTTTCTCGACCATGA
- a CDS encoding HAD superfamily hydrolase, with amino-acid sequence MSVSDKSNNIPSADTVQMVISDVDGTLLDAHHRFHQRTYRAMSYIRETRPDFPIVLATGKQRSAVEAIRVPLGLDAFPAAHVNGCILYNEGKVVSAEYLKPEVVMEVVDATKHNSNIANVVYDDQNVYILTPGREELKNVKRLEEIGEKVVWSMPCDEAKAKVLSGEIKVIKMAVCEDPDKLDVVRDILKPFPKDKFTTTQALAYCIELIPSSCNKGTALQTITNKILPHIKNENVIAFGDGQNDLTMFGVAGWSVAVKNGMQIAIDNARAISRVGNDEGAVGEVLERVFNIPENYTPPEYKF; translated from the coding sequence ATGAGCGTATCTGACAAGTCTAACAACATTCCTTCCGCTGACACCGTTCAAATGGTGATTTCTGACGTTGATGGCACTCTTTTGGATGCTCATCACCGTTTCCATCAACGTACCTACCGTGCCATGAGCTACATTCGTGAAACCCGCCCTGACTTCCCTATTGTCTTGGCTACTGGTAAGCAACGCTCTGCCGTTGAAGCGATCCGTGTCCCCTTGGGCTTGGATGCCTTCCCTGCCGCTCACGTGAATGGCTGTATCCTTTACAACGAAGGCAAGGTTGTTTCTGCCGAATACTTGAAGCCTGAAGTTGTTATGGAGGTTGTCGATGCTACCAAGCACAACTCCAACATCGCCAACGTCGTTTACGACGACCAAAACGTTTACATCTTGACCCCTGGTCGTGAAGAGTTGAAGAACGTCAAGCGCTTGGAAGAAATCGGTGAAAAGGTTGTCTGGTCCATGCCTTGTGATGAGGCCAAGGCTAAGGTCTTGTCTGGTGAAATCAAGGTCATCAAGATGGCTGTCTGTGAAGACCCCGACAAACTCGACGTTGTCCGTGATATCTTGAAGCCTTTCCCCAAGGACAAGTTCACCACTACTCAAGCTTTGGCTTACTGTATTGAATTGATTCCCTCTAGCTGCAACAAGGGTACTGCTCTCCAAACCATCACCAACAAGATCCTTCCCCACATCAAGAACGAGAACGTGATTGCCTTTGGTGATGGCCAAAACGACTTGACCATGTTTGGCGTTGCTGGCTGGTCTGTCGCCGTCAAGAACGGTATGCAAATCGCTATCGACAATGCCCGTGCCATCTCCCGCGTCGGTAACGACGAAGGTGCCGTCGGTGAAGTCTTGGAGCGTGTTTTCAACATCCCCGAAAACTACACTCCTCCCGAGTACAAGTTTTAA